A DNA window from Palaemon carinicauda isolate YSFRI2023 chromosome 39, ASM3689809v2, whole genome shotgun sequence contains the following coding sequences:
- the LOC137631365 gene encoding uncharacterized protein, which translates to MPNTLKRKAQDGEERRGNSPKKKRLGAEKKGGERMAKAGTKRKRMDEESGMSPKKVKLEPASDPHRRLKRSDIRTGRLLGEGSYGRAFRCRIRFKRLWIDGVLKVLKDNRPAQRAAFFREAECLEKLAGIEGVPVLYGRRDTKTDVAIAMSYNGGYTLGQFMRKYAEEVHRIFGVLAKVAEILGDIHRKGLGHNDLHAGNVMIEESVCPEDLEATIIDFGFCLPFGTRLFPRPIKDFESYHYDPVLSKDCRRTSPETDIFSFGKLMEKIPGYGENQVLKNLVNRSLSRDVKRRPSLQELSRTLRMLQNGQKVGKTSNRFVQFVCNLWYKVVDCYYGL; encoded by the coding sequence atgcctaacactctgaaaaggaaagctcaggatggtgaagaaagaagagggaactccccgaagaagaAGCGACTTGGGGcagagaagaaaggaggagaaagaatggctAAAGCTGGTACgaagagaaaaaggatggatgaagagtcagggatgtccccaaagaaggtGAAGCTGGAACCCGCAAGTGACCCTCacagaaggctgaagcggagtgatatcaggacaggaagactccttggagaaggttcctatggaagggccttcagatgcaggaTCAGGTTCAAGAGActttggatagatggtgtgctgaaggtcttgaaggataatagacCGGCACAAAGAGCAGCTTTCTTCAGAGAAGCGGAATGTTTAGAGAAGCTGgctggaattgaaggagttcctgttctgtatggacggcgggacacgaagactgatgtagccattgccatgtcctacaatggcggctacactctgggtcagtttatgcgtaaatacgcagaggAGGTGCACaggatttttggtgtgctggctaaggtggctgagattcttggggacatccatagGAAAGGCCTTGGTCATAATGACTTACATGCTGGCAATGTGATGATCGAAGAGAGTGTGTGCCCGGAAGACCTGGAGGCCACTATAATTGATTTTGGATTTTGTTTGCCATTCGGAACAAGGCTGTTTCCAAGGccgattaaggatttcgagtcatatcattatgacccagtgctgagtaaggattgccgacgaacgagcccagagacggacatcttctcctttgggaagctgatggagaagatacctggatacggagaaaaccaggttctgaagaacctggtcAACAGGAGCTTGTCTAGGGACGTAAAGCGGCGGCCATCTCTGCAGGAATTGAGCAGGACCCTGAGGATGTTACAAAATGGACAGAAGGTGGgtaagaccagtaacaggtttgttcagtttgtttgtaatctttggtataaggtagtggactgttactacggtctgtag